The genomic region TCCCAGTGACCGGACACCCGGGCGGCGTCCAGAGCCGATATTCCCGCCCGGTTGGTGGCGTCCAGGCGGAGCCCGAAGCGCTTGTAGGAGCGGAGCAGGAAGAGGAGCTCCGCACTGTGGCCGCAGGACGCCGCGTACATCAGCGCTCGGTTCCCGTTGCGGTCCGGGATCTCGGGGTCCGCACTGTGCTGGACCAGCAGCTTCACGGCATCCAGGTGTCCGAGCTCACAGGCCAGGCTCAGCGCCGTGCGCCCCGACTCGTCCCTCCCGTTCACATCCGCGCCCTTGTCCAGCAGCAGCCGCACGAAGCGGGACCGGAGCTCGGCTTCCCGCAGGCACACGGCGAACATGAGCGGGGTGCGACCCTGCTCCCCCGCCGGAGAGTTCACGATCCTCCGGTCCAGGGCGTCTAGGACGAAGCGGGCCAGGTGCACCTTACCGCCGTGCATAGCGTCCAGGAAGGTCCGTGTGCCCGAGCTGCGCCGGAGGTCCCGGGGACGGAGCATCCTCGGGTGAGAGCTGAGCTGTCCCGGTGATGTGACCTCCGCGATCCCCGCTGTGAGTCCCGGGGCTGCCCGAGCCCCGGAGTTTTATACTAGATTGTCACCATGGCAACGGGGACCGGTGATGCTGCTGGAGCCTGGGAGGGTCCAGAGTGATaatggggaggagagggagactgCACTACACCTGTCCTCACTGCCCTGGACTCTGTATAACATCTACACCTGTCATCACTGCCCTGGACTCTGTATAACATCTACACCTGTCATCACTGCCCTGAACTCTGTATAACATCTACACCTATCATCACTGCCCTGGACTCTGTATAACATCTACACCTGTCCTCACTGCCCTGGACTCTGTATAACATCTACACCTGTCCTCACTGCCCTGGACTCTGTATAACAAACATCTACACCTATCATCACTGCCCTGGACTCTGTATAACATCTACACCTGTCATCACTGCCCTGGACTCTGTATAACAAACATCTACACCTATCATCACTGCCCTGGACTCTGTATAACATCTACACCTGTCCTCACTGCCCTGGACTCTGTATAACATCTACACCTATCATCACTGCCCTGGACTCTGTATAACATCTACACCTATCATCACTGCCCTGGACTCTGTATAACATCTACACCTATCATCACTGCCCTGGACTCTGTATAACATCTACACCTGTCCTCACTGCCCTGGACTCTGTATAACATCTACACCTGTCCTCACTGCCCTGGACTCTGTATAACATCTACACCTGTCATCACTGCCCTGGACTCTGTATAACATCTACACCTGTCCTCACTGCCCTGGACTCTGTATAACATCTACACCTGTCCTCACTGCCCTGGACTCTGTATAACAAACATCTACACCTGTCCTCACTGCCCTGGACTCTGTATAACATCTACACCTGTCCTCACTGCCCTGGACTCTGTATAACATCTACACCTATCATCACTGCCCTGGACTCTGTATAACATCTACACCTGTCATTACTGCCCTGGACTCTGTATAACATCTACACCTATCATCACTGCCCTGGACTCTGTATAACATCTACACCTGTCCTCACTGCCCTGGACTCTGTATAACATCTACACCTGTCCTCACTGCCCTGGACTCTGTATAACATCTACACCTATCATCACTGCCCTGGACTCTGTATAACATCTACACCTGTCATTACTGCCCTGGACTCTGTATAACATCTACACCTGTCATCACTGCCCTGGACTCTGTATAACATCTACACCTATCATCACTGCCCTGGACTCTGTATAACATCTACACCTGTCATCACTGCCCTGGACTCTGTATAACATCTACACCTATCATCACTGCCCTGGACTCTGTATAACATATACACCTATCATCACTGCCCTGGACTCTGTATAACATCTACACCTGTCCTCACTGCCCTGGACTCTGTATAACATCTACACCTGTCATCACTGCCCTGGACTCTGTATAACATCTACACCTGTCATCACTGCCCTGGACATCACTGCCCTGGAGAATTGTTTAATGTTTATACAAAATTTGTTGTAATGTATGTAATATTctttgaataaataaataaatgaatagaaaAAGTTATCTGTATCAGCAATTcccttgccgataatgcgggcGCATTcagtgaactgcagcagcttttgcggggccagagaccgccgccgcccgcttctctccccctgcctgtcctggggtcctgagtccaaccactgccgctgctccattgcctcctctggccagagaccgccgctgccccattgcctcccccatccccggttttataattacctgttcccagggtccgcgctacttttGGCTCCGGTGGTGTCCTGAGCTGCCACTGGGCGCAatgacggtgatgtcgcgttgaggacgtcactcgtaattgcgcacagcaacagcacaggacgccgcaggagccagaagtagcgcggaccccgggaacaggtaattataaaaccggggatgggggaggcaatagggcagcggcggtggttggactcaggaccccaggacaggcagggggagagaagcgggcggtggtctctggccccctCAAAATcctctgcagttcattgatttaaagcgcccgctttaatttattgatctgcagcagcttctgtggggccagaaacAGTTAATCAGGGTATACCCGCACACACTCCCTCatattaccaaggatatttgggggggggggggggggggattaaaatgcacggaatatcggtataacctatcggctatcggcccgaaagttcacaggttatcggtatcggctctaaaaaaatctatatcagtcgatccctaatctCTATGCTTGTGGATTATTACATCAAACATTGTATAACATCACTGCACCGTACTCTGTATAGAACATATCACCATACCtgtgtattacagtacagtactcTTTACAAACCATCACTATACTACATCATTATATACACCTTGCCTGTGTATTACTAAACTACATCCTTGTATACACCTTGTCAGAGATGTGACTATACCTTTGTATTACTGCACTTTACTGTTTATAGCACATCACTATACTCTGTTTTACACATTACTATAATATAGTCAGCATTTTCCCGCACAATGTAGCACTGTATGTTTTACTATTATGTCcaggtgaaataaaaaaacaaagaaaaacaatgacATTTAATAACTtgtggggctcccgtttctacgcagtgcacttttcgtaaaaatgacaccttatctttattttgtaggtccatacggttacaaggatacccaatttatataggttttattttacttctttaaaaaaaattataactacatgcaccaaaaatagtatgcttaaaa from Hyla sarda isolate aHylSar1 chromosome 11, aHylSar1.hap1, whole genome shotgun sequence harbors:
- the ANKRD63 gene encoding ankyrin repeat domain-containing protein 63 — its product is MLRPRDLRRSSGTRTFLDAMHGGKVHLARFVLDALDRRIVNSPAGEQGRTPLMFAVCLREAELRSRFVRLLLDKGADVNGRDESGRTALSLACELGHLDAVKLLVQHSADPEIPDRNGNRALMYAASCGHSAELLFLLRSYKRFGLRLDATNRAGISALDAARVSGHWECERALRGRSPDSRNGENTARSPKPLSRQMLERFSRPFSHRRGQDEEDNSRGILVRSASCVPAHTEDKALPEKETLRIPEPGIQRAHSWDGSCPGEETQCSRLLRRVTSPDFCQGLRRGLSGDNLPCFTGDLRRERRDSVCSRSQLLPTSSWQALAL